AACTGAACTCGACGACGAAGTCACGTCCAGCGGGGATAAGAACGCAAGTACTAATAATTTGCATTGCGATACACCGGTGTCGGTTCCTGTAGTGCGGCAGATTTCAAAGTAATTCGATTGCTAGGTAGTGCCGGAATGGTGTAATTCGTAAAAGATTGTGTTTCAGGGAGATTGATATACCGCCAGCTCCGAAGCAGAACGAATTTTGGTGGACCGATAATCCCTCGAACAGGGCCAGCATTTTCCTCGAGACGGCCAAGATGGCGGACCAAGGTACGTGCATCACATTTTGCCACCCTTATAAACCCACACTTCATGCGTAATTCTTCTGTGCACAACATGCCGAAAGGCAGCCCGCAGAAACAGGTCGCGTCAACAGGACAACGTGGTAATAACGGTCCCGCTCAGTCACTGTGATACCGTATCGATAAAAAGCGACGAAACGTCGAGCACGTTTGATTCGCCCGGCGTAGAATGTATTTGCCTCACGGAGAGGCATAAAAAAGGATTCGCGACGAAGAACGTGGAGCTGGATATTAAAGAATGCGCAAATGTCTAAGGCGTTACGCACACaacattttattgaataaattggcGGAGAAAATGAAGTTTATAGAAAAGCGCTCCTTACTTAAATCGAGGTTTCCAGACATTGCGAGTTGCGTGGAACCACTTCCGCTTGCACCACATGCAAGATATGCGTTGATTCCGAACATCCCTCAGTTGGGGGAATCGCTCCCAACTCCGTGTCCCCAGTTAATGTCATTGATTGTGTGCGCCTCATTCTCTGTGCCGAATCCACCATTTCTACGATCGGTGTGGTTGTTGGCTTTGTCGAAACAATGGTCTGCAGTTTTACACATTTCGACGGTCCTGGCTTGGTTTGAATTGCATCCCGTGCCGATGCACTCCCGGTATTCGGCTGTGTGTAGTCCAGCGAGTGGCAATGATCGCCACATTCGTCCTGATCCCC
The nucleotide sequence above comes from Anopheles bellator chromosome 1, idAnoBellAS_SP24_06.2, whole genome shotgun sequence. Encoded proteins:
- the LOC131215990 gene encoding uncharacterized protein LOC131215990, whose amino-acid sequence is MFSRFQQWCKKEKATCGLFRWRGCVNLPETSPDFAACDPFDLPPELRRHSLPRRMLGNFLSERNIPYEAEQKSLKRLLKEHGLYNKHQTLQQRRRLRYLLQVERQAFVGGDQDECGDHCHSLDYTQPNTGSASARDAIQTKPGPSKCVKLQTIVSTKPTTTPIVEMVDSAQRMRRTQSMTLTGDTELGAIPPTEGCSESTHILHVVQAEVVPRNSQCLETSI